A single region of the Pseudomonas sp. VD-NE ins genome encodes:
- the hppD gene encoding 4-hydroxyphenylpyruvate dioxygenase, producing the protein MADLYENPMGLMGFEFIELASPVPGTLEPIFEIMGFTKVATHRSKNVHLYRQGAINLILNNEPNSVASYFAAEHGPSVCGMAFRVKDSQKAYNRALELGAQPIHIETGPMELNLPAIKGIGGAPLYLIDRFGEGSSIYDIDFVFIEGVDRNPVGAGLKIIDHLTHNVYRGRMAYWANFYEKLFNFREIRYFDIKGEYTGLTSKAMTAPDGMIRIPLNEESSKGAGQIEEFLMQFNGEGIQHVAFLTDDLIKTWDQLKKIGMRFMTAPPDTYYEMLEGRLPNHGEPVDQLQSRGILLDGASEQGDKRLLLQIFSETLMGPVFFEFIQRKGDDGFGEGNFKALFESIERDQVRRGVLATE; encoded by the coding sequence ATGGCAGATTTATACGAAAACCCAATGGGCCTGATGGGCTTTGAATTCATTGAGCTCGCATCGCCGGTGCCGGGCACCCTGGAGCCGATCTTCGAGATCATGGGCTTCACCAAAGTCGCCACCCACCGCTCGAAGAACGTGCACCTGTACCGTCAGGGCGCGATCAACCTGATCCTCAACAACGAACCCAACAGCGTCGCTTCGTACTTCGCGGCTGAGCACGGCCCGTCCGTTTGCGGCATGGCGTTCCGCGTCAAGGATTCGCAAAAGGCTTACAACCGCGCGCTGGAACTCGGCGCTCAGCCGATCCACATCGAAACCGGCCCGATGGAGCTGAACCTGCCGGCGATCAAAGGCATTGGCGGGGCGCCGCTGTACCTGATCGACCGTTTCGGCGAAGGCAGCTCGATCTATGACATCGACTTCGTGTTCATCGAAGGCGTTGATCGCAACCCGGTCGGTGCCGGCCTGAAGATCATCGACCACCTGACGCACAACGTGTATCGCGGTCGCATGGCCTACTGGGCGAACTTTTACGAGAAGCTGTTCAACTTCCGCGAGATCCGCTATTTCGATATCAAGGGCGAATACACCGGCCTGACCTCGAAAGCGATGACAGCTCCGGACGGCATGATCCGCATCCCGTTGAACGAAGAGTCGTCCAAAGGCGCGGGCCAGATCGAAGAGTTCCTGATGCAGTTCAACGGCGAAGGCATCCAGCACGTCGCGTTCCTCACCGACGACCTGATCAAGACCTGGGATCAGTTGAAGAAAATCGGCATGCGCTTCATGACCGCGCCGCCGGACACCTACTATGAAATGCTCGAAGGTCGTCTGCCGAACCATGGCGAGCCGGTGGATCAGCTGCAATCGCGCGGCATCCTGCTCGATGGCGCCTCGGAGCAGGGCGATAAGCGCCTGCTGCTGCAGATCTTCTCGGAAACCCTGATGGGGCCGGTGTTCTTCGAGTTCATCCAGCGCAAAGGCGACGATGGTTTCGGCGAAGGCAACTTCAAGGCGCTGTTCGAGTCGATCGAGCGTGATCAGGTGCGTCGCGGTGTGCTCGCTACCGAGTAA
- the rarD gene encoding EamA family transporter RarD, whose translation MSKGIALSVSASVLFAVMYYYTSLLTPLSGVEIFGWRMLLTVPCMTVFMLVSGEWRRVLELVRLMAAKPKLIAGLLVSSALLGVQLWLFMWAPLNGYSLDVSLGYFLLPLAMVLTGRIAFGDSLSYLQKVAVFFATLGVLNELYQVGGFSWATLVVVVGYPLYFVLRKYLKTDNLGGLWVDMTLMLPVAYWFVQGGEQGFGVFDQYPGLLWLIPLLGLISASALVVYIIASRLLPFSLFGLLSYVEPVLLLGVALLLGESIKSGEWLTYIPIWLAVVVLVFEGFKHLMRQRRP comes from the coding sequence TTGTCTAAAGGTATCGCTCTATCGGTTTCAGCCTCGGTGCTGTTTGCCGTCATGTATTACTACACATCGTTGCTCACACCGTTGAGCGGCGTGGAAATTTTCGGCTGGCGGATGCTCCTGACCGTTCCGTGCATGACCGTATTCATGCTGGTGTCCGGGGAATGGCGGCGGGTGCTGGAGCTGGTCCGGTTGATGGCGGCAAAGCCGAAATTGATCGCCGGCCTGCTCGTCTCCTCTGCCCTGCTCGGTGTGCAATTGTGGCTGTTCATGTGGGCGCCGCTCAACGGCTACAGCCTCGATGTTTCGCTGGGCTACTTCCTGCTGCCACTGGCGATGGTGCTGACCGGGCGGATTGCCTTCGGCGACAGCCTGTCGTATTTGCAAAAGGTTGCGGTGTTCTTCGCCACCCTGGGCGTGTTGAACGAGCTGTATCAGGTCGGCGGGTTTTCCTGGGCGACGTTGGTGGTAGTTGTCGGCTATCCGCTTTACTTCGTCCTGCGTAAATACCTGAAGACCGACAACCTCGGCGGCTTGTGGGTCGACATGACCCTGATGCTACCGGTCGCTTACTGGTTTGTGCAGGGCGGCGAGCAAGGCTTTGGCGTGTTTGACCAGTACCCGGGGCTGTTGTGGCTGATTCCGTTACTGGGCTTGATCAGTGCATCGGCGCTGGTGGTGTACATCATTGCCAGTCGTTTGCTGCCATTCAGCCTGTTTGGTTTGTTGAGTTATGTTGAACCGGTGTTGTTGCTCGGGGTGGCGTTGCTGCTCGGTGAAAGCATCAAGTCCGGGGAGTGGCTGACGTACATTCCGATATGGCTGGCGGTTGTGGTACTGGTCTTCGAAGGCTTCAAACATCTGATGCGGCAACGCCGCCCTTAA
- a CDS encoding acyltransferase family protein, which translates to MLNRPVEVSRKPLRGLLFKLFGDRKLREPLSPAMASTAGDRKPSIDYRADIDGLRAIAVLLVLIFHGGLAFFPSGFIGVDIFFVISGYLTTAIIMKALNNGTFTFSGFYTRRIWRLQPAVIALLIVTLMVTTLLYLPDDYVDFLKSEKYTSLVISNQYFSKVTTGYATPDAASLPLLHTWSLAIEWQWYLALPLGLWVLHRYLTKSLFKAAVLGLTLAAMALALYLSYSVPDKNYYFFTARIFELMIGSCTVIFSTARFRLNRLSATLVCALSLATIIYCATLEDILPGFPRYHAIAVCLATAALLFQGVGDASITSKLLAFKPLVFIGTLSYSLYLWHWPILAVMSYMGIALTPPMTIVYFVATFVMAWLCYVLIENRFRKARFGIVKTLLVLMILPAVVLSLLHAASVRQEGWPNRFNEGYNNVFNGLKASVPATREACLGVSDGADPGCIAGAAQAAPQILLMGDSFSNHYWGFVETLAKDANLAVLTQGYPACLALPGIYLYDANKYTNALYQKCHDATRRYYDLIAKRHFKYVILGQFWEAYLDDDIVTRLDDPRSPELSQQRLGVAIRKALDIIVESGATPVFLENTLPMPAGINTCLLQQVKLRGLMGSAEQSSLCATAPWSGAKEPALEQLFNELKAEYPGLIVIDPKIVQCKDAACMTTVDGLPVYRDIGHITDYASYKFGEMYLMRFGNPLKVAQ; encoded by the coding sequence ATGCTCAATCGCCCCGTTGAGGTATCTAGGAAGCCTTTGCGCGGGCTGCTGTTCAAACTGTTTGGCGATAGAAAGCTGCGCGAGCCACTTTCGCCGGCAATGGCCTCGACCGCCGGGGATCGCAAACCCTCTATTGATTACCGTGCGGATATCGATGGGCTGCGCGCAATCGCGGTGTTGCTGGTGCTGATTTTCCACGGCGGCCTGGCGTTTTTCCCGTCCGGGTTTATTGGCGTCGATATCTTCTTCGTGATCTCGGGTTACTTGACGACCGCGATCATCATGAAAGCGCTGAACAACGGCACGTTTACTTTTTCGGGTTTCTACACACGACGCATCTGGCGCTTGCAACCGGCCGTGATCGCCTTGCTGATCGTGACCCTGATGGTCACAACGCTGCTGTACTTGCCCGATGACTACGTCGACTTTCTCAAAAGCGAAAAGTACACGTCGTTAGTTATCTCCAACCAGTACTTTTCCAAAGTGACCACGGGTTACGCCACACCCGACGCGGCCAGTCTGCCGCTGTTGCACACCTGGTCGCTGGCCATCGAATGGCAGTGGTATCTGGCCTTGCCGCTGGGCCTCTGGGTGCTCCACCGCTACCTGACGAAAAGCCTTTTCAAAGCGGCAGTACTCGGCTTGACCCTGGCGGCCATGGCGCTCGCGCTGTACCTGTCTTACTCCGTGCCGGATAAAAATTACTACTTCTTCACCGCGCGAATTTTCGAATTGATGATCGGCTCCTGTACGGTGATCTTCAGCACGGCCAGGTTCAGACTCAATCGCCTGAGCGCCACGCTGGTCTGTGCACTGTCGCTGGCGACGATCATCTACTGCGCCACCCTGGAAGATATCCTGCCGGGCTTCCCTCGATACCACGCGATCGCCGTGTGCCTTGCCACTGCAGCCTTGCTGTTTCAGGGGGTTGGCGATGCGAGCATTACGTCGAAACTGCTGGCGTTCAAACCCCTGGTGTTTATCGGCACGCTCTCGTACTCCTTGTACTTGTGGCACTGGCCGATCCTCGCGGTGATGAGTTACATGGGCATCGCGCTCACCCCGCCGATGACGATCGTTTACTTCGTCGCCACGTTCGTCATGGCCTGGCTCTGTTATGTGCTGATCGAAAACAGGTTTCGAAAGGCAAGGTTCGGTATTGTCAAAACCTTGCTCGTGCTGATGATCCTGCCCGCTGTCGTGCTGTCGCTGCTCCACGCTGCCAGCGTCAGACAAGAAGGCTGGCCGAACCGCTTCAACGAAGGCTACAACAACGTCTTCAACGGTTTGAAAGCGTCTGTCCCGGCCACTCGGGAAGCATGCCTGGGTGTCAGTGATGGCGCCGATCCGGGCTGCATAGCGGGCGCCGCGCAGGCCGCACCGCAAATATTGCTGATGGGCGATTCGTTTTCGAACCACTACTGGGGCTTTGTTGAAACACTGGCCAAGGATGCCAATCTTGCCGTACTGACGCAGGGCTATCCGGCTTGCCTGGCCTTGCCCGGGATCTACCTCTATGACGCGAATAAATACACCAACGCGCTGTATCAAAAATGCCACGACGCCACGCGTCGCTATTACGACCTGATCGCGAAGCGGCATTTCAAGTATGTGATCCTGGGTCAGTTCTGGGAGGCGTATCTCGACGATGACATCGTCACCAGACTGGATGACCCGCGCAGCCCGGAACTGTCGCAACAACGCCTCGGGGTCGCGATCCGCAAGGCTCTGGATATCATTGTCGAATCAGGTGCTACGCCGGTTTTTCTGGAAAATACCCTGCCCATGCCAGCGGGGATCAACACGTGCCTGCTGCAACAGGTCAAGTTGCGCGGCTTGATGGGCAGTGCCGAGCAAAGCAGCCTTTGCGCCACGGCGCCATGGTCAGGTGCCAAGGAGCCGGCGCTGGAACAACTGTTCAATGAACTGAAGGCTGAGTACCCCGGTTTGATCGTCATTGACCCGAAAATCGTGCAGTGCAAAGACGCCGCCTGCATGACCACCGTCGACGGTTTGCCGGTCTATCGTGATATTGGTCACATCACCGATTACGCCTCTTACAAGTTCGGCGAGATGTACCTCATGCGTTTCGGTAATCCGTTGAAGGTTGCGCAGTGA
- a CDS encoding aldo/keto reductase codes for MSFRTLGHSGLQVSTLTLGTMMFGEQTSADDSLRIIDKAWDQGINFIDTADVYTNGRSEEIVGEAIARHRHEWVLATKVGFGPVDGVPNRSGLSRKHIFNGIDASLTRLGTDYLDIYYLHREDHNTPLEVSVSAIGDLIRQGKIRYWGLSNYRGWRIAEVIRLADKLGVDRPVISQPLYNIVNRQAETEQITAAQTYGLGVVPYSPLARGVLSGKYAPDATPDANSRAGRQDKRILETEWRVESLRIAQQIQQYTEQRGVGMVEFAIAWVLNNSAVTSAIVGPRTEAQWDAYTKAQAVKITAEDEAFIDSLVTPGHASTPGFNDVSHFVSGRKPHLV; via the coding sequence ATGAGCTTTCGTACACTCGGTCACTCGGGCTTGCAGGTGTCCACCCTCACCCTCGGTACGATGATGTTTGGCGAGCAGACCAGCGCAGATGATTCGCTGCGCATCATCGACAAGGCCTGGGATCAGGGGATCAACTTCATCGACACCGCCGACGTCTACACCAACGGCCGCTCCGAAGAGATCGTCGGTGAAGCGATTGCCCGTCATCGGCATGAATGGGTGCTGGCGACCAAGGTCGGGTTCGGCCCGGTGGACGGCGTGCCAAACCGCAGTGGCTTGAGCCGCAAACACATCTTCAATGGCATCGATGCCAGCCTGACCCGGCTCGGCACTGACTATCTCGACATCTATTACCTGCACCGCGAAGACCACAACACGCCGCTGGAGGTGAGCGTGTCAGCGATTGGCGATCTGATTCGTCAGGGCAAGATTCGCTACTGGGGTCTGTCGAACTATCGCGGCTGGCGGATTGCCGAGGTGATTCGTTTAGCCGACAAACTCGGCGTTGATCGCCCGGTGATCAGCCAGCCGTTGTACAACATCGTTAACCGTCAGGCCGAGACCGAGCAGATCACGGCGGCGCAAACCTATGGCCTGGGCGTGGTGCCTTACAGTCCGCTGGCCCGTGGCGTGCTCAGCGGCAAATACGCGCCGGACGCTACACCGGATGCCAACAGCCGTGCCGGGCGTCAGGACAAGCGCATTCTGGAAACCGAGTGGCGTGTGGAATCGCTGCGCATTGCCCAGCAGATTCAGCAATACACCGAACAGCGCGGCGTCGGCATGGTCGAGTTTGCGATTGCCTGGGTCTTGAACAACAGTGCCGTAACATCGGCAATTGTCGGGCCGCGAACTGAAGCGCAGTGGGATGCGTACACCAAGGCGCAGGCCGTGAAGATCACCGCTGAAGATGAGGCGTTTATCGATTCGCTGGTGACGCCGGGGCATGCCTCGACGCCGGGATTCAACGATGTCAGTCATTTTGTGTCGGGGCGTAAACCGCATTTGGTTTAA
- a CDS encoding MFS transporter, whose amino-acid sequence MSQSAAATQTIDDDKNAVYKRITLRLIPFIFICYLFNYLDRVNVGFAKLQMLDALKFSETVYGLGAGIFFIGYVLCGVPSNLALTRFGPRRWIAVMMITWGTLSTCLLFVTTPTEFYTLRLFTGAAEAGFFPGVVLYLSQWFPTFRRGRIMALFMSAIPVSGLLGSPFSGWILNHFAAGQGGLAGWQWMFLLQGIPTVILGALAWFLLSDSFANAKWLSPHERAVLEADQAEDLANKPKTTSDSLLAVFKNPAIWAFGLIYFCIQSGVYAINFWLPSIIKNLGFSDNLVIGWLSAIPYLLAAVFMLVVGRSADLRKERRWHLVVPMLMGAIGLVIAVNFAANPAIAILGLTIATMGALTGLPMFWPVPTAMLSAGAAAGGLALINSMGQMAGFLSPYLVGWVKDSTGSTDAALYLLAGVIVGGSLLALRMTRTLRA is encoded by the coding sequence ATGTCGCAGAGCGCCGCAGCTACCCAGACCATCGATGACGATAAAAACGCCGTCTACAAACGCATCACCCTGCGTTTGATTCCCTTCATTTTCATCTGCTACTTGTTCAACTACCTCGACCGGGTCAACGTTGGATTTGCCAAACTGCAGATGCTCGATGCACTGAAATTCAGCGAAACCGTGTACGGCCTCGGCGCCGGTATCTTCTTCATCGGCTACGTGCTGTGTGGCGTGCCGAGCAACCTGGCCCTGACCCGATTCGGCCCACGGCGCTGGATCGCCGTGATGATGATCACTTGGGGTACGTTGTCGACCTGCCTGTTGTTCGTCACCACCCCGACCGAGTTCTACACCCTGCGTCTGTTCACCGGCGCGGCCGAAGCCGGGTTCTTCCCGGGCGTCGTGTTGTACCTCTCGCAGTGGTTCCCGACCTTCCGCCGTGGGCGGATCATGGCGCTGTTCATGTCGGCGATCCCGGTTTCCGGTTTGCTTGGCAGCCCGTTCTCTGGCTGGATTCTCAATCATTTCGCGGCAGGCCAGGGCGGTCTGGCCGGCTGGCAATGGATGTTTCTGCTGCAAGGCATTCCTACCGTCATCCTCGGCGCCCTCGCCTGGTTCCTCCTGAGCGACAGCTTCGCCAACGCCAAGTGGCTGAGCCCGCATGAGCGCGCGGTGCTTGAGGCGGATCAGGCTGAAGACCTGGCGAACAAACCGAAAACCACCTCCGACTCGCTGCTGGCGGTGTTCAAGAACCCGGCGATCTGGGCGTTTGGCCTGATTTACTTCTGTATCCAGAGTGGCGTGTACGCGATCAACTTCTGGTTGCCGTCGATCATCAAGAACCTCGGTTTCAGCGATAACCTGGTGATCGGTTGGCTGAGTGCCATTCCGTATCTGCTGGCGGCGGTGTTCATGCTGGTGGTCGGGCGTTCGGCGGACCTTCGTAAAGAACGCCGCTGGCATTTGGTGGTGCCGATGCTGATGGGCGCGATCGGTCTGGTGATCGCGGTGAATTTCGCGGCGAATCCGGCGATTGCGATTCTCGGTCTGACCATTGCCACCATGGGCGCGTTGACGGGTCTGCCGATGTTCTGGCCGGTGCCGACGGCGATGTTGAGCGCGGGGGCTGCGGCTGGTGGTTTGGCGTTGATCAACTCGATGGGGCAGATGGCTGGGTTTCTCAGTCCGTATCTGGTGGGTTGGGTCAAGGACAGCACGGGGTCGACCGATGCGGCGTTGTATTTGCTGGCGGGTGTGATTGTTGGTGGGAGTCTGCTGGCGCTGCGCATGACGCGGACGTTGCGGGCTTAA
- a CDS encoding sugar diacid recognition domain-containing protein yields the protein MFELDHDLAQDIVDRAMAILPYNVNVMDSQGLILGSGEPERINTRHEGAQLVLANGRVVEIDAQTAVHLKGVQPGINLPLLLDQRLIGVLGITGEPEQLRTYAELVRMTAEMLVGQRNQQAEQQWRRQRCDDLLALLLSEAGDSPRLVDEAQQLGLKPQLTRVPYLFELGLEHGPGQTVEALSAWLTSRYPDSWCVSSAKSSLLWCRPASQNVEHDRLLEKLDGLGWKVLRIAVGGQADGLAGLRRCYRRVGDLLAYGREVLPHSRLLTLNRYRLPVMLWRHRNDDALDELLKPLRKVIAKDGNGQLLATLRSWCEHDGQSQACADALGIHRNSLRYRMERIAELSGVDPLRLDGMLALYLGVQLLPQTDPSA from the coding sequence ATGTTTGAACTCGATCACGACCTCGCCCAGGACATCGTCGACCGGGCCATGGCCATTTTGCCCTACAACGTCAATGTCATGGACAGCCAGGGGCTGATCCTCGGCAGCGGTGAGCCGGAGCGCATCAACACCCGTCATGAAGGTGCGCAACTGGTGCTGGCCAACGGTCGCGTGGTCGAGATCGACGCGCAGACCGCTGTGCATTTGAAAGGCGTGCAACCCGGGATCAACCTGCCGCTGTTGCTCGATCAGCGCTTGATCGGCGTACTCGGCATCACCGGCGAACCGGAGCAATTGCGCACCTACGCCGAACTGGTGCGCATGACCGCCGAGATGCTCGTCGGCCAGCGCAACCAGCAGGCCGAACAGCAATGGCGGCGCCAGCGTTGTGATGATTTGCTGGCGCTGCTGTTAAGCGAGGCAGGGGACTCGCCGCGTCTGGTCGATGAGGCACAGCAACTTGGACTCAAACCGCAATTGACGCGAGTGCCGTATCTGTTCGAACTGGGCCTTGAGCATGGACCGGGGCAAACCGTCGAGGCACTGAGTGCCTGGCTGACCTCGCGTTATCCGGACAGCTGGTGCGTGAGTTCCGCGAAGTCCTCCCTGCTGTGGTGCCGGCCGGCGAGTCAAAACGTTGAGCATGATCGCCTGCTGGAGAAGCTCGATGGCCTCGGCTGGAAAGTTCTGCGCATTGCCGTGGGCGGGCAGGCTGACGGACTCGCCGGGCTGCGCCGTTGTTATCGGCGCGTAGGCGACTTGCTCGCCTACGGTCGCGAAGTGTTGCCGCATTCGCGGTTGCTGACGCTGAACCGCTATCGATTACCGGTGATGCTGTGGCGGCATCGTAATGACGATGCACTGGACGAATTGCTCAAACCCTTGCGCAAAGTGATCGCCAAGGACGGCAACGGCCAGTTGCTGGCGACGCTGCGCAGTTGGTGTGAGCACGATGGCCAGAGTCAGGCCTGTGCCGATGCGCTGGGGATTCATCGCAACAGTTTGCGTTATCGGATGGAGCGGATTGCCGAGTTGAGCGGGGTTGATCCGTTGCGGCTGGACGGGATGCTGGCGCTTTATCTGGGGGTGCAGTTGCTGCCGCAGACAGATCCGTCGGCATGA
- a CDS encoding glycerate kinase → MKIVIAPDSFKDSLSAQGVAEAIALGLAQVWPQATMVKCPMADGGEGTVESILAACEGELRRTRVRGPLGTSVDAAWGWLPHNHTAIIEMAEASGLQLVPLGQRDACISSTFGTGELIRAALDAGAQRVILAIGGSATNDGGAGAMQALGVKLLDAQRQSLVPGGLALAQLATLDLSELDPRLAQVRFDIAADVNNPLCGPHGASAIFGPQKGASPTQVQQLDQALGHFAELCAQALGKDVRDEPGSGAAGGLGFAAKAFLGAQFQAGVEVVAELVGLAEAVKDADLVITGEGRFDAQTLRGKTPFGVARIAKQHAVPVIVIAGTLGEGYQALYDHGIDAAFAVTSGPMTLEQACAEAPRLLRERATDIARVWQLAAKP, encoded by the coding sequence ATGAAGATCGTCATCGCCCCCGACTCGTTCAAGGACAGCCTGAGTGCCCAAGGCGTCGCCGAAGCCATCGCCCTTGGCCTGGCCCAAGTGTGGCCGCAGGCAACGATGGTCAAATGCCCGATGGCCGACGGCGGCGAAGGCACGGTCGAGTCGATCCTTGCTGCCTGTGAAGGCGAACTGCGCCGCACCCGCGTGCGTGGCCCGTTGGGTACGTCGGTCGACGCTGCATGGGGCTGGTTGCCGCACAACCACACGGCAATCATCGAAATGGCCGAGGCCAGCGGCTTGCAATTGGTGCCGCTGGGACAACGCGATGCCTGCATCAGCAGCACTTTCGGCACCGGCGAACTGATTCGCGCAGCGCTGGATGCCGGCGCGCAGCGGGTGATTCTGGCGATTGGCGGCAGTGCGACCAACGATGGCGGCGCCGGGGCGATGCAGGCGCTGGGCGTGAAGTTGCTCGATGCGCAGCGTCAGTCGCTGGTACCAGGCGGCCTGGCGTTGGCGCAACTGGCGACGCTGGACCTGAGCGAACTCGATCCGCGTCTGGCGCAGGTGCGTTTCGACATCGCTGCTGATGTGAACAACCCGCTGTGCGGCCCGCACGGTGCCTCAGCGATTTTCGGCCCGCAGAAAGGCGCCTCGCCGACGCAGGTGCAGCAACTTGATCAGGCGTTGGGGCACTTCGCCGAACTGTGCGCGCAAGCGTTGGGCAAAGACGTTCGTGACGAACCGGGCAGCGGTGCGGCGGGAGGTTTGGGATTTGCGGCCAAGGCTTTTCTCGGCGCGCAATTTCAGGCCGGGGTTGAAGTCGTCGCCGAACTGGTCGGCCTCGCCGAAGCGGTCAAAGACGCTGATCTGGTGATTACCGGGGAAGGGCGATTTGATGCCCAGACCTTGCGCGGCAAGACGCCGTTCGGCGTCGCACGGATTGCCAAGCAACACGCGGTGCCGGTGATTGTCATTGCCGGGACACTGGGCGAGGGTTATCAGGCACTCTACGATCACGGCATTGATGCGGCGTTCGCCGTGACCAGCGGCCCGATGACGCTGGAGCAAGCCTGCGCTGAAGCACCGCGCCTGTTGCGTGAACGCGCCACCGATATCGCCCGCGTCTGGCAGCTTGCCGCGAAACCCTGA